A single region of the Changchengzhania lutea genome encodes:
- a CDS encoding glycosyltransferase family 4 protein, whose translation MKKILYIGNQLSQKGKTATAIDTLGDLLIAEGFVVKRASNKKNRVLRLLDMLFSVLKFSNKTDLVLIDTYSTHNFYYAYFVSQLCRVLRLKYIPILHGGDLPQRIKKSPKLSRAIFSHAHIIVAPSLYTKSRFEALGYNNLICIPNAIEIKDYEYRKRIIDTPKLLWVRTFAKIYNPLLAIKILKDLKDKGLNAQLCMVGPEKDETLEDAKALAKSLDLDINFTGKLSKHEWIKLSKYYNIFINTTNVDNMPVSVIEAMALGLPIVSTNVGGLPYLIENDKDGILVNAEAIDEFLKAIDDLMNNPEKVKRISINARAKAESFQWNTIKHLWFEILR comes from the coding sequence ATGAAAAAAATCCTGTACATAGGAAACCAGTTATCACAAAAAGGTAAAACCGCTACCGCTATTGATACGCTTGGGGATTTGTTAATTGCTGAAGGATTTGTGGTCAAGAGAGCTTCCAACAAAAAAAACAGGGTTTTAAGATTACTGGATATGTTGTTTAGTGTTTTAAAATTCTCGAATAAAACCGATTTGGTTTTAATAGATACCTACAGTACTCATAATTTTTATTATGCTTATTTCGTGAGTCAATTGTGCAGGGTATTACGTTTGAAATATATTCCTATTCTTCATGGGGGTGATTTACCACAGAGAATAAAAAAAAGCCCTAAATTAAGTAGGGCTATATTTAGTCATGCGCATATTATTGTGGCACCTTCATTATATACAAAATCAAGATTTGAAGCCTTAGGTTATAACAATTTGATTTGTATTCCAAACGCTATTGAAATTAAAGATTATGAATATCGAAAACGGATTATAGATACACCCAAATTACTTTGGGTGCGTACATTTGCCAAAATATATAATCCGTTATTAGCCATAAAAATTTTAAAAGATTTAAAAGATAAAGGACTAAACGCACAATTATGTATGGTGGGTCCCGAAAAAGATGAAACTTTAGAAGATGCTAAAGCATTGGCAAAATCATTAGATCTCGACATTAATTTTACGGGCAAATTATCAAAACACGAATGGATAAAGTTATCAAAATATTACAATATATTTATAAATACCACAAATGTTGATAACATGCCCGTTAGCGTTATTGAGGCCATGGCACTTGGTCTTCCTATTGTTTCTACAAATGTTGGAGGATTGCCTTATTTGATTGAAAACGACAAAGATGGTATCCTGGTAAATGCCGAAGCAATTGATGAATTTCTAAAGGCGATAGATGATTTAATGAATAATCCTGAAAAAGTGAAAAGAATTAGCATTAATGCCAGGGCTAAGGCCGAAAGTTTTCAATGGAATACCATTAAACACCTATGGTTTGAGATCTTACGCTGA